In one window of Pseudoalteromonas espejiana DSM 9414 DNA:
- the gltB gene encoding glutamate synthase large subunit has product MLYDSKLEKDNCGFGLIAQVNGQASHRLIRTAITGLDRMQHRGGISADGKTGDGCGLLLQKPDSFFRAIASEHNWHLGKNYAVGMVFLNSDPVLAQAAKQVLCEELEQETLKILGWREVPTDPSMLGPIATQQLPGFEQIFVSAPEGWRSKDLERRLYVARRRAEKRLAHDESFYIASLSGLVTIYKGLMMPADLPNFYLDLADIRMTSAICVFHQRFSTNTQPRWPLAQPFRYLAHNGEINTIEGNRQWARARSYKFSSPLIPDLQSAAPFVNETGSDSSSLDNMLELFLAGGMDLFRAMRMLVPPAWQKNRAMDDDLRAFYDFNSMHMEPWDGPAGIVMSDGRFAACNLDRNGLRPARYVITQDGFITLASEVGIWDYTADEVVEKGRVGPGELLVIDTKLGKIWHSDEIDQDLKSRHPYKSWLEENVKRLTPFEELTEQDAGNRSFDDETLAKYQKMFGYTNEELDSVIRVMGENGQEATGSMGDDTPFAVLSEGHRSLYDYFRQKFAQVTNPPIDPLRENHVMSLATCIGSEQNVFNETTGHAKRLQFDTPILMYADMQQLLNADDEHYSYCKIDITYTAEEGLENAVARICDSAQEKAAAGCVMLILSDRNFSESQLPIPAAMAVGAVQKRLVDNNLRCESNIIIETGSVRDAHQFAVLLGFGATAIYPYLAYESLVAMSDSKVIEKSYCEVTLSYRKAINKGLYKIMSKMGISTVASYRCSMLFEAVGLSDAMVEMCFKGVASRIKGACFSDFDIDQQKLHKLAFSKRKLLSHGGLLKYVHGGEYHAYNPDVIQTLQKAVRSGDYKDYGAYADLVNNRPIATLRDMLALKLPEKGISVDDVEPAENLYKRFDSAAMSIGALSPEAHEALAIAMNRLGGCSNSGEGGEDKLRYNTEKNSRIKQVASGRFGVTPHYLRNADVIQIKVAQGAKPGEGGQLPGEKVTPYIAKLRYSVPGVTLISPPPHHDIYSIEDLAQLIFDLKQVNPEAMISVKLVSEPGVGTIATGVAKAYADLITISGYDGGTGASPLTSVKYAGSPWELGLAETQQALVENGLRHRIRLQTDGGLKTGLDIIKAAILGAESFGFGTGPMVALGCKYLRICHLNNCATGVATQDETLRQKHYHGLPEMAMNYFKFIAQEAREIMASLGVANLTDLIGRLDLLEAIEGKTAKQKKIDLSSVIAQPNNPTGETLFCSAPNSSHYLGELNETLLGKAQQAIDTSSGISLVSRICNTDRSVGAMLSGYIASKHGNQGMAADPVAIELHGTAGQSFGVWNAGGLEMTLIGDANDYVGKGMAGGKLVIRPPLGSSFESHKATIAGNTCLYGATGGKLFAAGCAGERFAVRNSGVQAVVEGVGDNGCEYMTGGVVCVLGNVGVNFGAGMTGGFAYILDERNDFEKRINPELVEVVTLDDLSSHQEHLRGLIAEHLELTGSCRAETILANFELYLPMFKLVKPKSSDVKSLLGHRARSSAELRVQAQ; this is encoded by the coding sequence ATGTTATACGACTCAAAATTAGAAAAAGATAATTGTGGCTTTGGCTTAATAGCCCAAGTTAATGGACAGGCTAGTCATAGGCTTATACGTACAGCTATAACTGGACTTGATCGCATGCAACACCGCGGTGGTATTTCTGCCGATGGTAAAACTGGTGACGGCTGTGGTTTATTACTGCAAAAGCCTGACAGCTTTTTCCGTGCTATAGCCAGTGAACACAATTGGCACTTAGGTAAAAACTACGCCGTAGGCATGGTTTTCTTAAATTCAGATCCCGTTTTAGCACAAGCTGCAAAACAGGTTTTATGTGAAGAATTAGAACAAGAAACACTTAAAATACTAGGCTGGCGTGAAGTGCCAACCGACCCATCAATGCTAGGTCCTATTGCTACTCAGCAGTTACCTGGTTTTGAACAAATTTTTGTTAGTGCGCCTGAAGGTTGGCGCTCTAAAGATTTAGAACGCCGTTTATATGTAGCACGTCGCCGTGCAGAAAAGCGTTTAGCGCATGATGAGTCATTTTACATTGCAAGTTTATCTGGGTTAGTAACAATCTATAAAGGCCTTATGATGCCTGCAGATTTACCTAACTTTTATTTAGACTTAGCCGACATTCGTATGACTAGCGCTATTTGTGTTTTCCATCAGCGTTTTTCTACCAATACTCAGCCGCGTTGGCCTTTAGCGCAACCATTTAGGTATTTAGCACACAATGGTGAAATAAATACGATTGAGGGTAACCGTCAATGGGCGCGAGCTCGCTCGTACAAGTTCTCATCGCCGCTTATTCCTGATTTACAAAGCGCAGCGCCATTTGTAAACGAAACCGGCTCTGATTCATCAAGCTTAGATAATATGCTTGAGCTATTTTTAGCCGGTGGTATGGATTTATTCCGTGCTATGCGCATGCTTGTACCGCCTGCATGGCAAAAAAACCGTGCAATGGATGATGATTTACGCGCATTCTATGACTTTAACTCTATGCATATGGAACCGTGGGACGGCCCAGCGGGTATTGTAATGTCTGATGGTCGCTTTGCAGCATGTAACCTTGACCGTAATGGCCTTCGCCCTGCGCGCTATGTTATTACACAAGATGGCTTTATTACACTTGCCTCTGAAGTCGGTATATGGGATTACACTGCCGATGAAGTAGTCGAAAAAGGCCGTGTTGGACCAGGTGAATTATTAGTAATCGATACAAAGCTTGGCAAAATTTGGCACTCAGACGAAATCGATCAAGATTTAAAATCACGCCACCCTTATAAGTCATGGCTTGAAGAAAACGTTAAGCGTTTAACACCATTTGAAGAACTTACTGAGCAAGACGCGGGTAATCGCTCGTTTGATGACGAAACGCTTGCTAAGTACCAAAAAATGTTTGGCTACACGAATGAAGAGCTCGATAGTGTTATTCGTGTAATGGGTGAAAACGGCCAAGAAGCGACAGGCTCAATGGGCGATGACACGCCATTTGCTGTGCTAAGCGAAGGGCATCGTTCACTCTACGATTACTTCCGTCAAAAGTTTGCGCAAGTAACTAATCCGCCAATCGATCCGCTACGTGAAAACCATGTAATGTCGCTCGCTACTTGTATTGGTAGTGAGCAAAATGTATTTAACGAAACAACAGGCCACGCTAAGCGCTTACAGTTCGATACGCCTATATTAATGTATGCAGACATGCAGCAGCTACTTAACGCTGATGACGAGCATTACAGCTACTGTAAAATCGATATTACTTACACAGCTGAAGAAGGCTTAGAAAACGCAGTGGCGCGAATTTGTGATTCTGCACAAGAAAAAGCGGCAGCGGGTTGTGTCATGCTTATTTTGTCAGACCGCAACTTTAGCGAAAGCCAACTACCTATTCCTGCTGCTATGGCGGTAGGGGCAGTGCAAAAGCGCCTTGTAGATAACAACTTACGTTGTGAATCGAACATTATTATTGAAACCGGTAGCGTACGCGATGCGCACCAATTTGCTGTACTACTTGGTTTTGGCGCAACAGCGATTTACCCATATCTTGCATACGAGTCACTGGTTGCGATGAGCGACAGTAAAGTGATTGAAAAATCGTACTGCGAAGTAACACTTTCGTACCGTAAAGCCATTAATAAAGGCTTATACAAAATAATGTCTAAAATGGGCATAAGTACGGTTGCATCGTACCGTTGTTCAATGTTGTTTGAAGCGGTTGGTCTATCTGATGCAATGGTAGAGATGTGCTTTAAAGGTGTTGCAAGTCGTATTAAGGGCGCGTGTTTTAGTGATTTTGATATTGATCAGCAAAAGCTGCATAAACTTGCTTTTAGTAAGCGTAAGCTACTAAGCCATGGCGGCTTATTAAAATACGTGCACGGTGGTGAGTACCATGCTTACAACCCAGATGTTATTCAAACGCTGCAAAAAGCGGTACGCTCTGGAGATTACAAAGACTACGGCGCTTACGCTGATTTAGTTAATAATCGTCCAATTGCTACTTTACGTGATATGTTAGCGCTTAAATTACCTGAAAAAGGCATTAGCGTCGACGATGTAGAACCTGCTGAAAACCTATATAAGCGTTTTGACTCAGCGGCAATGAGTATTGGCGCACTCTCGCCAGAAGCGCATGAAGCGTTAGCTATAGCGATGAACCGCTTAGGTGGCTGTTCAAACTCTGGTGAAGGTGGCGAAGATAAACTACGTTACAACACAGAGAAAAACTCACGAATCAAACAAGTTGCCTCTGGTCGATTTGGTGTAACACCGCATTACCTTCGTAATGCTGATGTAATTCAAATCAAAGTGGCGCAGGGTGCTAAGCCTGGTGAAGGTGGACAACTACCGGGTGAAAAAGTAACGCCTTATATTGCTAAACTTCGTTATTCAGTTCCGGGTGTAACACTTATATCACCACCGCCGCACCACGATATTTACTCGATTGAAGATTTAGCTCAGCTAATATTCGATTTAAAACAAGTAAATCCTGAAGCGATGATCTCGGTTAAGTTAGTGTCAGAGCCAGGTGTGGGCACAATTGCTACGGGTGTAGCTAAAGCATACGCTGATTTAATTACAATTTCGGGTTACGACGGTGGCACCGGCGCAAGCCCGCTGACGTCTGTAAAATATGCAGGTAGCCCTTGGGAGCTTGGCCTTGCTGAAACGCAACAAGCCCTTGTTGAAAATGGCCTTCGTCATCGTATTCGTCTGCAAACAGATGGCGGTTTAAAAACAGGTTTAGACATTATTAAAGCGGCTATTTTAGGTGCAGAAAGCTTTGGCTTTGGTACCGGCCCTATGGTGGCGTTAGGGTGTAAATACCTTAGAATTTGTCACTTAAATAACTGTGCAACCGGTGTTGCAACACAAGACGAAACACTTCGTCAAAAGCACTACCATGGCTTACCAGAAATGGCGATGAACTACTTTAAGTTTATAGCGCAAGAAGCACGCGAGATCATGGCAAGCTTAGGTGTTGCAAACTTAACTGATTTAATTGGTCGTTTAGATTTACTTGAAGCGATTGAAGGTAAAACAGCTAAGCAAAAGAAAATAGATTTATCATCTGTGATTGCTCAGCCTAATAACCCAACGGGCGAAACATTATTTTGTAGCGCACCAAATAGCTCTCATTATTTAGGTGAGTTAAACGAAACGTTATTAGGTAAAGCACAACAAGCAATTGATACATCATCAGGTATTTCGCTTGTGAGTCGTATATGTAATACAGATCGCTCAGTAGGGGCTATGTTATCTGGCTATATTGCGTCTAAACACGGTAACCAAGGTATGGCTGCTGACCCTGTTGCAATTGAACTACATGGTACTGCAGGGCAATCATTTGGTGTTTGGAATGCCGGTGGCCTAGAAATGACGTTAATAGGCGATGCAAACGACTACGTGGGTAAAGGTATGGCTGGCGGTAAGCTCGTTATTCGCCCACCACTGGGCTCATCGTTTGAAAGCCATAAAGCGACTATTGCAGGCAACACATGTTTGTACGGCGCTACGGGCGGTAAATTATTTGCTGCAGGCTGTGCAGGCGAGCGTTTTGCTGTTCGTAACTCAGGTGTACAAGCGGTAGTAGAAGGCGTAGGCGACAATGGTTGTGAATACATGACCGGCGGTGTTGTTTGTGTGCTTGGAAATGTTGGGGTTAACTTTGGCGCGGGTATGACAGGTGGTTTTGCTTATATTTTAGATGAGCGAAATGACTTTGAAAAACGCATCAACCCAGAGCTAGTTGAAGTAGTAACACTTGATGATTTAAGTTCGCACCAAGAGCATTTACGCGGCTTAATTGCCGAGCATTTAGAGCTTACTGGCTCGTGCCGTGCAGAAACCATTTTAGCTAACTTTGAATTGTATTTACCTATGTTCAAGCTAGTTAAGCCAAAATCAAGTGATGTAAAAAGTTTACTCGGGCATCGCGCTCGCAGTAGCGCAGAACTTCGTGTTCAAGCGCAATAA